The Nakamurella alba genome has a window encoding:
- a CDS encoding NAD(P)/FAD-dependent oxidoreductase: MVADVLVIGAGIVGAATAAALTAAGLTVVVVDRTGPTAGTTGSGEGNILVSDKGAGAELDLALRSRVLWDGIVAELGAETIEAEFKGGLVVVREPEQLALLETFADGQRASGVQVQKVGPDGLHELEPHLADGLPGGILYPQDMQVQPMLTAAHLLRLAASRGSRTINGAEVLGPLGGPGRITGVRTTKGDIPARYVVNATGTWAGEVAAKLGAPIPVLPRRGFVLVTEPLPNLVRRKVYTADYVANVASGDAGLETSLVVEGTKSGTILIGASRERVGFDHRLSVTAVQRLAAQAVRLFPVLAGVDLIRTYHGFRPYCPDHLPVIGPDPRVEGLLHACGHEGAGIGLAPATAELITAAITGAAPAVDPSHFRADRFAEVPV, encoded by the coding sequence ATGGTGGCGGACGTCCTGGTGATCGGCGCGGGGATCGTGGGCGCCGCGACGGCGGCGGCGCTGACCGCGGCCGGCCTGACGGTGGTGGTGGTCGACCGCACCGGACCGACCGCCGGGACCACGGGCAGCGGCGAGGGCAACATCCTGGTCTCGGACAAGGGGGCCGGCGCCGAGCTGGATCTCGCGCTCCGCTCCCGGGTGCTGTGGGACGGGATCGTCGCCGAGCTGGGCGCGGAGACCATCGAGGCGGAGTTCAAGGGCGGCCTGGTGGTGGTCCGCGAGCCGGAGCAGCTGGCGCTGCTGGAGACCTTCGCCGACGGCCAGCGGGCGAGCGGCGTGCAGGTGCAGAAGGTCGGCCCGGACGGGCTGCACGAGCTGGAGCCGCACCTGGCCGACGGGCTGCCCGGCGGCATCCTCTACCCGCAGGACATGCAGGTGCAGCCGATGCTCACTGCCGCACACCTGTTGCGGCTGGCCGCTTCCCGTGGATCCCGGACGATCAACGGGGCCGAGGTGCTGGGACCGCTGGGCGGCCCCGGCCGGATCACCGGTGTGCGAACGACCAAGGGGGACATTCCGGCCCGGTACGTCGTCAACGCGACCGGCACCTGGGCCGGCGAGGTGGCCGCGAAGCTCGGCGCCCCGATCCCGGTGCTGCCCCGGCGGGGCTTCGTCCTCGTCACCGAGCCGCTGCCGAACCTGGTGCGGCGCAAGGTGTACACCGCCGACTACGTCGCCAATGTCGCCTCCGGTGATGCCGGGCTGGAGACCTCGCTGGTGGTGGAGGGCACGAAGTCCGGAACCATCCTGATCGGCGCCAGCCGGGAGCGGGTCGGCTTCGACCACCGCTTGTCCGTCACCGCGGTGCAACGCCTTGCCGCACAAGCGGTCCGGCTCTTCCCGGTGCTCGCCGGCGTCGACCTGATCCGCACCTACCACGGGTTCCGGCCGTACTGCCCGGACCACCTGCCGGTCATCGGCCCGGACCCGCGGGTCGAGGGACTGCTGCACGCCTGCGGCCACGAAGGGGCAGGCATCGGGCTCGCCCCGGCCACCGCCGAACTCATCACCGCAGCGATCACCGGCGCCGCGCCGGCGGTCGATCCGTCCCACTTCCGCGCCGACCGATTCGCTGAGGTCCCCGTATGA
- a CDS encoding FAD/NAD(P)-dependent oxidoreductase, producing MQADLVVVGAGPAGLAAAVAAAGQGLSVALVDAGHRPGGQFYRHRAPGIDLDADLHHDLDTFRRLTRELDRHRASRRISYLPQHHVWTVTAPRSDGDRFAVHAVDRSAADPVGVEIPAAGVVLATGSHDRTVPFPGWDLPGVVTAGAAQSLLKGQGVRIADRVLVAGTGPFLLPVAVGLLHRGVTVVGVHDAGSAVGWRRHLPAALPQVGKLAEGAEYLAALVRHRVPFVQRSMVVRAHGDERVTAVTTVRLDSAGGIRPGTERRIETDAVAVGMGFSPATELALSLGCATATDPDGSAVVAVDADQRTDLPGVWVAGEATGVGGAPLAVVEGTLAGLAAARAAGRDAPAPRRLVRRRERLRRFARALQEVYPEPVGWMDALTDDTVICRCEEVTAGDLAEAIDLGAADQRTAKLLCRAGMGWCQGRICGRATAALVTRATGSTADAAMLARRPLAATVPLGVLAAGAQQAPQK from the coding sequence ATGCAGGCTGATCTGGTGGTGGTCGGGGCCGGCCCGGCCGGGCTCGCCGCCGCGGTGGCCGCTGCCGGACAAGGCCTCTCGGTCGCGCTCGTCGACGCCGGGCACCGGCCGGGTGGCCAGTTCTACCGGCACCGCGCGCCGGGCATCGACCTGGACGCCGACCTGCACCACGACCTGGACACCTTCCGCCGGCTCACCCGGGAGCTGGACCGGCACCGCGCCTCCCGCCGGATCAGCTACCTGCCGCAGCACCACGTCTGGACCGTGACCGCGCCGCGGAGCGACGGTGACCGGTTCGCCGTGCACGCGGTCGACCGCTCCGCCGCGGACCCGGTCGGGGTCGAGATCCCCGCCGCCGGTGTTGTTCTCGCGACCGGCAGCCACGACCGCACGGTGCCGTTCCCGGGGTGGGACCTGCCCGGGGTGGTGACCGCCGGGGCCGCCCAGTCGCTGCTGAAGGGCCAGGGCGTGCGCATCGCCGACCGGGTACTGGTCGCCGGGACCGGCCCTTTCCTGCTGCCCGTCGCGGTCGGGCTGCTGCACCGTGGGGTGACGGTGGTCGGCGTGCACGACGCCGGGTCGGCGGTCGGCTGGCGCCGCCACCTGCCGGCCGCGCTGCCGCAGGTCGGCAAACTCGCCGAGGGTGCCGAGTACCTGGCCGCGCTGGTCCGGCACCGGGTGCCCTTCGTGCAACGGTCCATGGTGGTCCGCGCGCACGGGGACGAGCGGGTCACCGCGGTCACCACCGTCCGCTTGGACTCCGCCGGCGGGATCCGGCCCGGGACCGAACGGCGGATCGAGACCGATGCCGTGGCAGTGGGGATGGGGTTCTCGCCGGCCACCGAACTGGCGTTGTCCCTGGGCTGTGCGACGGCGACTGATCCGGACGGGTCCGCGGTCGTCGCGGTCGACGCCGATCAGCGCACCGATCTGCCCGGGGTCTGGGTCGCGGGAGAGGCCACCGGCGTCGGTGGGGCGCCGCTGGCTGTCGTCGAGGGCACGCTGGCCGGCCTGGCCGCCGCCCGCGCCGCCGGCCGGGACGCTCCCGCACCACGACGACTGGTGCGCCGCCGGGAACGGTTGCGCCGCTTCGCCCGTGCACTCCAGGAGGTCTACCCGGAACCGGTCGGCTGGATGGACGCGCTCACCGACGACACGGTGATCTGCCGGTGCGAGGAGGTCACCGCCGGCGACCTGGCCGAGGCGATCGACCTCGGCGCCGCCGATCAGCGCACCGCGAAACTGCTCTGCCGCGCCGGGATGGGCTGGTGCCAGGGGCGGATCTGCGGCCGGGCCACCGCAGCACTGGTCACCCGGGCGACCGGCAGCACCGCCGACGCCGCGATGCTCGCCCGCCGGCCGCTGGCGGCCACCGTCCCGCTCGGCGTGCTGGCCGCCGGAGCGCAGCAAGCACCGCAGAAATAG
- a CDS encoding GNAT family N-acetyltransferase → MQSSRETLVRLWPVFGLLLRTPRLELRPLCDDDLAELIDLVRGGVHDPAEMPFLMPWTDAPDAELVANTLRYHWQARAASVPERWSVNFAVRIDGELAGTQELMATDFAVTRSVSTGSWLGLPFQGRGIGSEMRAAVLLFAFDQLGAVRAESSAFTDNPRSLRVSEKLGYLPDGTRVIQRRPGERATDQRLLLTPRDFRRPVWELGVEGFAPCRPTFGIV, encoded by the coding sequence GTGCAGAGCTCGCGGGAGACCCTGGTCCGACTGTGGCCGGTGTTCGGCCTGCTGCTGCGCACTCCGCGCCTCGAGCTGCGCCCGCTGTGCGACGACGACCTGGCCGAGCTGATCGACCTGGTCCGCGGTGGTGTGCACGATCCCGCCGAGATGCCGTTCCTGATGCCCTGGACGGATGCGCCGGACGCCGAGCTGGTGGCCAACACCCTGCGCTACCACTGGCAGGCGCGGGCGGCGTCGGTGCCGGAGCGCTGGTCGGTGAACTTCGCGGTGCGCATCGACGGCGAGCTGGCCGGCACCCAGGAGCTGATGGCCACCGACTTCGCCGTCACCCGCTCCGTGTCCACCGGCTCCTGGCTGGGCCTGCCGTTCCAGGGGCGCGGCATCGGCAGCGAGATGCGTGCTGCTGTGCTGCTCTTCGCCTTCGACCAGCTCGGCGCGGTGCGCGCCGAGAGCAGCGCCTTCACCGACAACCCGCGCTCGCTGCGGGTCTCGGAGAAGCTCGGCTACCTGCCGGACGGCACTCGCGTGATCCAGCGCCGACCCGGCGAGCGCGCGACCGACCAGCGGCTGCTGCTCACCCCGCGCGACTTCCGCCGGCCGGTCTGGGAGCTCGGCGTCGAGGGTTTCGCCCCCTGCCGCCCCACCTTCGGCATCGTGTGA
- a CDS encoding aldehyde dehydrogenase family protein → MSDRMPDIISVSPQRPDDIVVTVADVTPEEVAEAAAVARKAQSAWAASGPAARSAALSAAADAVAAAAGELAALVVREVGKPAGEAAGEIGRAVAILRYYAQQPYDPVGAVHDGPAGTLLYTRRRPHGVAGLITPWNFPIAIPLWKAAPALAFGNAVLLKPAPPATACALRLAELLDGVLPAGVFQVLPGEGATGQAVIEHADVVSFTGSGATGGKVVAAATARNIPVQAEMGGQNPAIVLPDADLTVAARSIAAAAMGFAGQKCTATKRVVVVGDPAPFRAALLTAVGELAAGDPSGASVAVGPVIDAGAVDKVVAAAASAVAAGATVVTGGEKTSDDGYFVAPTVVENVPAHHLLATDEVFGPICTLSSVDTLDEAIAEANRVRYGLVGAVYTRDIGAALQVADRLEAGMVKINAPTSGVDFYLPFGGEKQSSTGGREQGKAAAEFYTSVHTVTLQAG, encoded by the coding sequence GTGAGCGACCGCATGCCGGACATCATCAGCGTCTCCCCCCAGCGCCCCGACGACATCGTCGTCACGGTCGCGGATGTCACCCCGGAGGAGGTGGCGGAGGCGGCGGCCGTGGCCAGGAAGGCACAGTCCGCCTGGGCGGCGAGCGGCCCGGCCGCCCGGTCGGCGGCGCTGTCGGCAGCCGCCGACGCCGTGGCCGCAGCGGCCGGCGAACTGGCGGCCCTGGTCGTCCGTGAGGTCGGCAAGCCGGCCGGCGAGGCGGCGGGCGAGATCGGCCGTGCGGTAGCCATCCTGCGGTACTACGCCCAGCAGCCGTACGACCCGGTCGGCGCGGTGCACGACGGCCCGGCCGGCACCCTGCTGTACACCCGGCGGCGCCCGCACGGGGTGGCCGGCCTGATCACCCCGTGGAACTTCCCGATCGCCATCCCGCTCTGGAAGGCAGCTCCCGCACTGGCTTTCGGCAATGCCGTGCTGCTGAAGCCGGCCCCGCCGGCCACCGCGTGCGCACTGCGGCTGGCCGAGCTGCTGGACGGTGTGCTGCCGGCCGGGGTGTTCCAGGTGCTGCCCGGCGAGGGCGCCACCGGCCAGGCGGTCATCGAGCACGCCGACGTCGTCTCCTTCACCGGCTCCGGCGCCACCGGCGGCAAGGTGGTCGCCGCGGCGACCGCGCGCAACATCCCGGTGCAGGCCGAGATGGGCGGGCAGAACCCGGCCATCGTGCTGCCCGACGCCGACCTGACCGTCGCCGCGCGGTCGATCGCCGCCGCTGCCATGGGTTTCGCCGGCCAGAAGTGCACCGCGACCAAGCGGGTCGTGGTGGTCGGGGATCCGGCGCCGTTCCGCGCCGCCCTGCTCACCGCCGTGGGCGAACTCGCCGCGGGCGACCCGAGCGGTGCCTCGGTCGCAGTGGGCCCGGTCATCGACGCGGGCGCCGTCGACAAGGTGGTCGCCGCCGCGGCAAGCGCCGTCGCCGCGGGCGCGACCGTCGTCACCGGTGGCGAGAAGACCTCCGACGACGGCTATTTCGTGGCACCGACGGTGGTCGAGAACGTCCCGGCCCATCATCTGCTGGCCACCGACGAGGTGTTCGGGCCGATCTGCACGCTCAGCTCGGTCGACACACTGGACGAGGCCATCGCCGAGGCGAACCGGGTGCGCTACGGTCTGGTCGGAGCCGTGTACACACGGGACATCGGGGCCGCCCTGCAGGTCGCGGACCGGCTGGAGGCGGGCATGGTGAAGATCAACGCACCGACCAGCGGGGTGGACTTCTACCTGCCGTTCGGCGGCGAGAAGCAGTCCAGCACAGGTGGTCGCGAGCAGGGCAAGGCGGCGGCCGAGTTCTACACCTCGGTGCACACCGTCACGCTGCAGGCGGGCTGA
- a CDS encoding (2Fe-2S)-binding protein, which translates to MSFTFAGRPVPFEPEQSVGAALIATGVLSWRRTRFGNRPRGLYCGIGVCQDCLITIDGRPNQRACLVPAADGMQVATQIGNGHAG; encoded by the coding sequence ATGAGCTTCACCTTCGCCGGCCGGCCGGTGCCGTTCGAGCCCGAGCAGTCCGTCGGTGCCGCCCTGATCGCCACCGGCGTGCTGTCCTGGCGGCGCACCCGGTTCGGCAACCGCCCGCGCGGCCTCTACTGCGGGATCGGGGTCTGCCAGGACTGCCTGATCACCATCGACGGCCGGCCGAACCAGCGGGCCTGCCTCGTCCCCGCCGCTGACGGCATGCAGGTCGCCACCCAGATCGGCAACGGCCATGCAGGCTGA
- a CDS encoding proline racemase family protein has translation MRSTRVLHAVDSHTEGMPTRVITGGVAPIPGATMAERRTYFMEHMDGLRTFLMCEPRGHASMSGAILQPPTRPDADWGVLYIEVSGCLPMCGHGTIGVATVLVETGMVPVTEPVTTVRLDTPAGLVVAEVAVQDGKARSVTIRNVPSFPVALDQRIEVPGFGEVAYDLSFGGNFYAITDLAQFGLPYDRKAQQEILQAGLAMMDVINAAAYPVHPENDTIAGCHHVYFAAPGSDARHSRHAMAIHPGWFDRSPCGTGTSARMAQLHARGELPLHTDFDNESFIGTHFIGRLVDTAEVGGIPAVVPTITGRAWITGTAQYMLDPTDPFPEGFTF, from the coding sequence ATGCGCAGCACCCGTGTCCTGCACGCCGTGGACTCGCACACCGAGGGCATGCCCACCCGGGTGATCACCGGCGGTGTCGCGCCGATCCCGGGTGCCACCATGGCGGAGCGCCGCACGTACTTCATGGAGCACATGGACGGGCTGCGCACGTTCCTGATGTGCGAGCCGCGCGGTCACGCCTCGATGTCCGGCGCGATCCTGCAGCCGCCGACCCGGCCGGACGCCGACTGGGGCGTGCTGTACATCGAGGTGTCCGGCTGCCTGCCGATGTGCGGGCACGGCACCATCGGTGTCGCCACCGTGCTGGTGGAGACCGGCATGGTGCCGGTCACCGAGCCGGTGACCACCGTCCGGCTGGACACCCCGGCCGGGCTGGTGGTGGCCGAGGTCGCCGTGCAGGACGGCAAGGCGCGCAGCGTCACGATCCGCAACGTGCCCTCCTTCCCGGTCGCGCTGGACCAGCGGATCGAGGTGCCGGGCTTCGGAGAGGTCGCCTACGACCTGTCCTTCGGCGGGAACTTCTACGCCATCACCGATCTCGCGCAGTTCGGCCTGCCCTACGACCGCAAGGCGCAGCAGGAGATCCTGCAGGCGGGCCTGGCGATGATGGACGTCATCAATGCCGCGGCGTACCCGGTGCACCCGGAGAACGACACGATCGCCGGTTGCCACCACGTCTACTTCGCCGCGCCCGGTTCCGACGCCCGGCACTCCCGGCACGCCATGGCGATCCATCCGGGCTGGTTCGACCGCAGCCCCTGCGGCACCGGCACCAGCGCCCGGATGGCGCAGTTGCACGCCCGCGGGGAACTGCCGCTGCACACCGACTTCGACAACGAGTCGTTCATCGGCACCCACTTCATCGGGCGGCTGGTGGACACCGCGGAGGTGGGTGGCATCCCGGCAGTCGTACCGACGATCACCGGCCGCGCCTGGATCACCGGCACCGCCCAGTACATGCTCGACCCGACCGACCCCTTCCCCGAGGGCTTCACCTTCTGA
- a CDS encoding putative bifunctional diguanylate cyclase/phosphodiesterase has product MRSDRLVCTIRDVTERVELQRRLHDLAYVDQLTGLPNRASLILRTREAVLAGPCALLFLDLDGFKRVNDGGGHAIGDEVLVEVGRRLSASVRDGQVAGRLGGDEFLVIVPDVGSTDVDELAGRLVTLIRMPYETGSGTFVIGVSIGVATREEQLPGTDEPPEHMADELVRHADIAAYEAKRNQDGWRHFRPALLSTAVARFEQDAEMGAALAANRVFLMFQPVVDLLTLQVVSAEALLRWRTTNGSLRGPNSLLEFAARTGQSPALLLRVLDRALAGCTRWPTAVQLSINLTPAQLHQPDLPDSVAAALARHRITPGRLILEITEDTLVRDMERTLAVVAQLRAIGVQVAVDQFGSGSSSLTHLLDLPLDQLKIDRSLIQRVDTSVQAAELVTGILRLAHTWNLPVVAEGIERTGQRNRLLEMSCRFGQGFLFAPALESDELAAMAHQELAPPGRMPTQRAAGSFGPGRQRPPQ; this is encoded by the coding sequence GTGCGCTCCGACCGCCTGGTCTGCACCATCCGGGACGTCACCGAACGGGTCGAGCTGCAACGCCGGCTGCACGACCTCGCCTACGTCGACCAGTTGACCGGACTGCCGAACCGCGCCTCGCTCATCCTGCGGACCAGGGAGGCGGTGCTGGCCGGCCCCTGCGCGCTGCTCTTCCTCGACCTCGACGGCTTCAAGCGGGTGAACGACGGCGGTGGGCACGCGATCGGTGACGAGGTGCTCGTCGAGGTGGGCCGCCGGTTGTCGGCATCGGTGCGGGACGGACAGGTCGCCGGCCGGCTCGGCGGCGACGAGTTCCTGGTGATCGTCCCGGACGTCGGCAGCACCGATGTCGACGAGCTCGCCGGGCGACTGGTCACGCTGATCCGGATGCCCTACGAGACCGGGTCGGGCACCTTCGTGATCGGGGTCAGCATCGGCGTCGCCACCCGGGAGGAACAGCTGCCGGGCACGGACGAACCGCCGGAGCACATGGCCGACGAGCTGGTCCGGCACGCCGACATCGCCGCCTACGAGGCGAAGCGCAACCAGGACGGCTGGCGACACTTCCGTCCGGCGCTGCTGTCCACCGCCGTCGCCCGCTTCGAGCAGGACGCCGAGATGGGTGCCGCTCTCGCCGCCAACCGGGTGTTCCTGATGTTCCAGCCTGTCGTGGATCTGCTGACGCTGCAGGTGGTCTCGGCGGAGGCGCTGCTGCGCTGGCGGACCACGAACGGATCGTTGCGCGGCCCGAACAGCCTGCTGGAGTTCGCGGCGCGGACCGGCCAGTCACCGGCACTGCTGCTCCGGGTGCTCGACCGTGCCCTGGCCGGCTGCACGAGATGGCCCACGGCTGTCCAGCTCTCGATCAACCTGACCCCGGCGCAGCTGCACCAACCGGACCTGCCCGACTCGGTGGCGGCGGCGCTGGCCCGGCACCGGATCACGCCCGGGCGGCTGATCCTGGAGATCACCGAGGACACCCTGGTCCGGGACATGGAGCGCACCCTCGCCGTGGTCGCCCAGTTGCGGGCCATCGGGGTGCAGGTCGCGGTGGACCAGTTCGGATCCGGATCGTCCTCGCTGACGCACCTGCTCGACCTGCCGCTGGACCAGCTCAAGATCGACCGCTCGCTGATCCAGCGGGTCGACACCTCCGTCCAGGCAGCGGAACTCGTCACCGGCATCCTGCGACTGGCCCACACCTGGAACCTGCCGGTGGTGGCCGAGGGCATCGAACGCACGGGCCAGCGGAACCGGCTGCTGGAGATGTCCTGCCGGTTCGGCCAGGGCTTCCTCTTCGCGCCGGCGCTGGAGTCCGACGAGCTCGCCGCGATGGCGCACCAGGAACTGGCACCGCCGGGGCGGATGCCCACCCAGCGGGCAGCCGGCAGCTTCGGGCCGGGACGGCAGCGACCGCCGCAGTAG
- a CDS encoding GntR family transcriptional regulator — MTGPATARPELHSLPDRPSLRQSALADLRGGIVSGRLRPGVLYSAPQLAEQLGVSATPVREAMLELAREGLVEAVRNKGFRIREIDDAELDEITQLRELIEVPAVGLVATGDRRAEAEQLRDLAEQIVVTAGEGDLTGYVESDRDFHLGLLELAGNRLLTRTVGELRARSRLYGLETLVGTAALLDSAREHHELLDLVLAGDRTGAEDLMRRHLRHVRGSWATGRQHD; from the coding sequence ATGACGGGACCCGCCACCGCACGCCCGGAGTTGCACTCGCTGCCGGACCGGCCGAGCCTGCGGCAGTCGGCGCTGGCGGACCTGCGCGGCGGGATCGTCTCCGGGCGCCTCCGTCCCGGTGTGCTGTACTCCGCACCGCAGCTGGCCGAGCAGCTCGGCGTCTCCGCGACGCCGGTGCGCGAGGCGATGCTGGAGCTGGCCCGTGAGGGTCTGGTGGAAGCCGTGCGCAACAAGGGTTTCCGGATCCGGGAGATCGACGACGCCGAGCTGGACGAGATCACCCAGCTGCGCGAACTCATCGAGGTGCCGGCCGTCGGCCTGGTCGCCACCGGCGACCGACGCGCGGAGGCGGAGCAGCTCCGTGACCTCGCCGAGCAGATCGTGGTGACCGCCGGGGAGGGGGATCTCACCGGTTACGTCGAGTCCGACCGGGACTTCCACCTCGGGCTGCTGGAGCTGGCCGGGAACCGATTGCTGACCCGTACCGTCGGCGAGCTCCGGGCCCGCAGCCGGCTCTACGGCCTGGAGACGCTGGTCGGCACCGCGGCCCTGCTCGACTCCGCTCGTGAGCACCATGAACTGCTCGACCTGGTGCTGGCCGGTGACCGGACCGGCGCCGAGGACCTGATGCGCCGGCACCTGCGGCATGTCCGCGGCAGCTGGGCCACCGGGCGGCAGCACGACTGA
- a CDS encoding dihydrodipicolinate synthase family protein, which yields MTTPWHGVLVATALPWTASDRPEPDLDRFAEHVAWLAANGCDGVVPNGSLGEYQQLSDAQRTAVVKAAVDASPEGFVVMPGVAGYGSDQAVRATEAAGELGCPAVMLLPPNTYRADRDAVVDHFRTVAAVGVPVVAYNNPFDTKVDLVPELLAQLHAEGLIVAVKEFTGDVRRYYEIKELAPDLDVLAGSDDVALELAVAGSPGWISGYPNAFPQACVELFRSAAAGDLATALPLYRDLHPLLRWDSKTEFVQAIKLSMDIVGRFGGPCRPPRSPLNPAQEAAVRKATEAAVAAGYR from the coding sequence ATGACCACCCCCTGGCACGGCGTCCTCGTCGCCACCGCGCTGCCCTGGACCGCCAGCGACCGGCCCGAGCCGGACCTGGACCGCTTCGCCGAGCACGTCGCCTGGCTGGCCGCGAACGGCTGCGACGGCGTGGTCCCCAACGGCTCCCTCGGTGAGTACCAGCAGCTGAGCGACGCCCAGCGCACCGCCGTGGTCAAGGCCGCCGTCGACGCCTCGCCCGAAGGCTTCGTCGTCATGCCGGGTGTCGCCGGCTACGGGTCCGACCAGGCCGTCCGCGCCACCGAGGCCGCCGGCGAGCTGGGCTGCCCGGCCGTCATGCTGCTGCCCCCGAACACCTACCGCGCCGATCGGGACGCGGTGGTCGACCACTTCCGCACCGTCGCCGCCGTCGGTGTCCCGGTGGTCGCCTACAACAACCCGTTCGACACCAAGGTCGACCTGGTCCCCGAGCTGCTCGCCCAGCTGCACGCCGAGGGTCTGATCGTGGCCGTCAAGGAGTTCACCGGCGACGTCCGCCGGTACTACGAGATCAAGGAACTGGCACCCGATCTCGACGTGCTGGCCGGATCGGACGACGTCGCCCTGGAGCTGGCGGTCGCCGGTTCCCCGGGCTGGATCTCCGGCTACCCGAACGCCTTCCCGCAGGCCTGCGTCGAGCTGTTCCGCTCCGCCGCCGCCGGCGACCTGGCCACCGCGCTGCCGCTGTACCGCGACCTGCACCCGTTGCTGCGCTGGGATTCCAAGACCGAGTTCGTCCAGGCCATCAAGCTGTCCATGGACATCGTCGGCCGCTTCGGTGGTCCCTGCCGCCCGCCGCGCTCGCCGCTGAACCCGGCCCAGGAGGCCGCGGTGCGCAAGGCGACCGAGGCCGCGGTCGCCGCCGGTTACCGTTGA
- a CDS encoding bacterial proteasome activator family protein — protein MAEQEGHRVVVIGPDGSPVGMADVPQGRADQDDDAHGPSAAELVGEPAKVMRIGTMIKQLLEEVRAAPLDEASRVRLKEIHARSITELEAGLTPELRDELERLSLPFTEDSVPSDAELRIAQAQLVGWLEGVFHGLQTALVAQQMAARAQLEQMRRGALPPGVGVEGQGGGGTGSGTGQYL, from the coding sequence ATGGCGGAGCAGGAGGGCCACCGCGTGGTGGTCATCGGACCGGACGGTTCACCGGTCGGGATGGCGGACGTCCCGCAGGGTCGGGCCGACCAGGACGACGACGCGCACGGCCCGAGCGCCGCGGAGCTCGTCGGCGAGCCGGCGAAGGTCATGCGCATCGGCACCATGATCAAGCAGTTGCTCGAGGAGGTCCGGGCCGCGCCGCTGGACGAGGCCAGCCGGGTCAGGCTGAAGGAGATCCACGCCCGGTCGATCACCGAGCTGGAGGCGGGTCTCACGCCGGAGCTGCGCGACGAGCTGGAGCGGCTGTCGCTGCCGTTCACCGAGGACTCGGTGCCCAGCGACGCGGAACTGCGGATCGCCCAGGCCCAGCTCGTCGGCTGGCTGGAGGGTGTCTTCCACGGCCTGCAGACGGCCCTGGTGGCGCAGCAGATGGCGGCCCGTGCCCAGCTCGAGCAGATGCGCCGTGGCGCTCTCCCGCCGGGTGTCGGCGTGGAGGGCCAGGGTGGCGGCGGGACCGGTTCGGGGACCGGCCAGTACCTCTAG
- a CDS encoding NAD(P)H-quinone oxidoreductase has translation MLAVVVDQPGGPEQLRIAEVPDPVPGPGEVLLDVAATAVNRADLLQRQGHYPPPPGASEILGLECAGTVAALGAGVTGWSVGDAVCALLAGGGYAQRVAVPVTQLLPVPDGLTLEQAAALPEVTCTVWSNLVLVGGLRRGQWLLVHGGASGIGTMAIQVGLLLGARVIVTASRPDALQECLALGAEAAINYTEEDFVERVRDITGGHGADLVLDLVGAKYLARNIAALADGGRIVVIGMQGGAKAELDLGALLQIRGSVTATALRTRPLVGPGSKAEVIDAVRRDLWPAIADGRVRPVIDEVVPLVEIAAAHARLAEGGHVGKIVVTLPGPGTGTSTS, from the coding sequence ATGCTCGCCGTCGTCGTGGACCAGCCCGGAGGACCGGAACAGCTGCGCATCGCCGAGGTGCCGGATCCGGTGCCCGGTCCGGGCGAGGTGCTGCTGGATGTCGCGGCGACCGCCGTCAACCGCGCCGACCTGCTGCAGCGGCAGGGTCACTACCCGCCGCCCCCGGGGGCATCGGAGATCCTCGGTCTCGAATGTGCCGGCACCGTCGCCGCTCTCGGCGCCGGCGTCACCGGTTGGTCGGTCGGGGACGCGGTGTGCGCACTGCTGGCCGGCGGCGGCTACGCCCAGCGGGTCGCGGTGCCGGTCACCCAGCTGCTGCCGGTTCCGGACGGCCTTACCCTCGAGCAGGCCGCCGCGCTGCCCGAGGTGACCTGCACGGTGTGGTCGAACCTGGTGCTGGTCGGCGGTCTGCGTCGCGGGCAGTGGTTGCTGGTGCACGGCGGCGCCTCCGGCATTGGCACCATGGCGATCCAGGTGGGCCTGCTGCTCGGTGCCCGGGTGATCGTCACCGCGTCCCGGCCGGACGCGCTGCAGGAGTGCCTGGCACTCGGCGCCGAGGCCGCGATCAACTACACCGAGGAGGACTTCGTCGAGCGGGTCCGGGACATCACCGGCGGGCACGGCGCCGATCTGGTGCTCGATCTGGTCGGCGCGAAGTACCTGGCCCGCAACATCGCCGCGCTCGCCGACGGCGGCCGGATCGTGGTGATCGGCATGCAGGGCGGCGCGAAGGCCGAGCTCGACCTGGGCGCCCTGCTGCAGATCCGCGGGTCGGTCACCGCCACCGCCCTGCGCACCCGGCCGCTCGTCGGGCCGGGGTCCAAGGCCGAGGTGATCGACGCGGTCCGCCGCGATCTGTGGCCGGCGATCGCCGACGGCCGGGTGCGCCCGGTGATCGACGAGGTGGTCCCGCTGGTGGAGATCGCCGCCGCGCACGCGCGGCTCGCGGAGGGCGGACATGTTGGCAAGATCGTGGTGACACTGCCCGGTCCGGGTACCGGCACGAGCACGAGTTGA